The region TCACCCACCCTGCTTCAAAACCCAGCCACTTTACTTCTGCCAAGCCCAGACTTACCAAGTAAAAAATGCAACTGAAAAACTGTCAATCATGTTTCTACCAGCCTGAGGGCATTTCCGAGCACTATGTCGTCAGAACCAACTAAACCACCTTTGACAGGAAACCACCCAGTCTGGCAATGTTAATACTGACTCATAGCAGGTCAATTTCTGCATGTTGCATTATTCTGTGAATGACATAAAAATGCTTGTGGTTGCCTTAAAAGTGGGATTGAACTGGTTCATACAGACTGGAGTTATTGTAGACTTGGACCAGCTTCCCCAATCCTAAGACCTTTGGGATATGTTCTTCCTTGCCTTCATATTAATGACAACCCAACAAGCAAATCTCTTTCTCATGTAGAGGCGTGACACCAAGCAGCAATTTATGTGACAGAGGGGACTTCCCACACATATCTGTATCAAGTACGGAGAGCCAGGCTAGGCTCCGTGTGACTCCACTTAACCAGACTGTTAGCACTGACTAGACATTAATGGCAGTGTAGCCATGAGGGggcattagactgctgtgccacctgacacCTGACCACCTAACAACTTTcctcagtgttttctttttaagCTTAAAACCTCTATTGTTTGTTGATTTCTTTTGTACATTTCACTTGTTGATCACACAAGTATGCATGAAAATGTAAGCTTTTCCTTCGTTCACCATAGGACTCGTACAGGAAACAGGTGGTCATCGATGGTGAGACGTGTTTGCTGGACATCCTGGACACTGCAGGTCAGGAGGAATACAGTGCCATGAGGGACCAGTACATGAGGACTGGCGAGGGCTTCCTCTGTGTGTTTGCCATCAATAACATTAAGTCTTTTGAAGACGTCCATCTCTATAGGTAACGGTTTTATTGGTTAGGCTGTACCCGATTGAAGTGTCATTTCTCCAGTCTACTAGTCTCTGGTATATTCCATCATGTGTAGTTTTGATATTGTTATTGAGATGTCTGGAATAGGTCACTCGACACCAGGGGACagaatattttgtaaatagtaTGAGATTTAGGAAGCTGGCTGTAGGTAGTAGCAGCTGCTCAGATTCAGTAAAACTTGATGTATAACACACTGAATCCACATcagatacactcataccaacaaCTTTTTATAAATAACTAATTCCTAAATTATGTTCTTAGAAGCTTCACAAGGCAAACATAATCTGTACCAAATGATTAAACAGCCactctgtctgtgtgtatgtagggaGCAGATAAACCGGGTGAAGGACAGCGACAGTGTTCCGATGGTGTTAGTGGGGAATAAGAGCGATCTGAACTCTCGCACAGTGGAGACACGTCAAGCACAAGAGCTGGCTCGTGGATACGGCATCCCGTTCGTTGAGACTTCTGCCAAAACTCGACAGGTACGCGAACACCCCGATACACTCGAACACCATTTCTGCTGCTAttgtgctggagttttacaaaacacactcacttctaTAAAATGATGGGTTGCATTGGTGCTTCCCAGTGTGAATGGAAATGAGTCCGGTTTAAGGAACACAAGATAGCCTagcctcacagccagaaggtcctgggttcgattcctagctggaacggtccgggtcctttctgtgtggtttgcatgtttttcctgtgtgtttcctccgggagctccggtttcctcccacggtccaaagacgtgcaaatgagatacaaaattgtccatgactgtgtttgatattaaaacttgaactgatgaaccttgtgtaaccagtaattcctgtcctgtcctgtcctgaatgtaaccagtatttacaatcctaataaaataaataaataaattctactTCTCTTTCTACAGGGTGTGGAGGAGGCTTTCTACTCCTTGGTTCGGGAGATCAGGAAATATAAGGAGACGCATCGCAGCAACAAGAAGAGCAAGAAACAGAGACGCTGCACTCTTTTATAGCAATACTTCTACCCACTCTTGCACTACATTCCTGAAATAGCACtgtgcacactcacacacctgtacactCTGCTGTAGCAAACTAACCCCGTCACCTACGTTATCTTTGGTCCTCCCAGTGACTGAACACAGAGCAGAAGTCAAAAGTCCAGAATCAGGAATGTTAGAAACGATGCCAAGGCTAGTTCAGGTCTTGGCAGTATGCTGTACTATATACAGTTATTGGTGGTGATTGTAGCTGTGCAGGGTGGAAACAGTGTGGCCTCAAAGTCCCTGGTTTTAGGTATGAATCTTTTTGAGAATCATGTGTAGCTTGTGTATTAGAATTGTAAACTTTGTCCTGGTACATGTTTTAATAAAGTGGCTGACAGTTctttggtggtgcagtggtgtaACATGGCACCATGGCAAAGAGTTCAAATCTCAACAGAGCCACTGACCTGGTCGGGCATCCtaacaaacacaattggccatgtttaagggagggaaggtcaggCGGGATCTCACCTTGCTGCTGCTGCAATATGTGATCTCCGGGGCTGATCCAGGGGTCTGTGAGAGGGGTGTGGGGATGGCATTTAGTCACATGGAGCCTAGCATTGTTATGCATATgcaatacagctctgtgtgtgtgggaacccaGCACTGACGGGTGATAAGAAGCAGCCGCTGATTATGGTGATTGTGCAAGCGGCAGCAGAGTCACAGTCACAGTCGGGAATTGCAAATAACTAGATAGGGAgataacaaataaaattgctAATATTTTAATTTCTGAAACTTTTAGTATTACCCATATTATTAAAAACCCAAATGTGTTTGATTCCAGTTGTTCCCTGCTTGGTACTGGCACACTGATATCACTAGTTTAAAGTTCTCGGTTTGGTTGGCTACATCCTGAACCACATTCTGTCACTTTAAATAGTATGTTAAGATGATGCTGTTGTAGCCAGATGGCATACTGTTTAAAATGCAATCTTTTCTGCAATATTAGGTCTTTGCTTACCAGTACAAACTATTGTTACCTCTCGGTATGGGAGATGATTTCTCATGCAGGTGCACATGAAGTGAGACTGAGGACAACCTTTCAAATGTGACTCACTCAGTCTGAGCAGGAAGTTTCTCCACAAGGAGAGCTGTTGGCACAGTGAGTTGGCGTCCGAACCAGTCAGGACCCTGTGTGTCTTTGTAACAGGAGCCGTTCAGTCAGGACTAGTTCTGGTTGgtgttcagaatcagctttgGTGGGTTTGATTCCAGTAATTCTGTGCGTAcaatctgaatttttttttagtttgcgACCCACCTGTAACCACTCTAATACTGAGTAAAAATCTGTATTCAGTGGCACCTGTAGAGGTGGTGTTAAGTCGAACGTAGACCAAGGCCGACAAACACGCCATTTAAATGCTCAACTACCACTGTGTTCATGCCTCATTTCCACTCCTCTGTAGTTAGATATCAGAATGAATGGTCTGAAATAACTAGCTTTATATTGTACAGCATTCACACACGTTAATAAAAGTTctatttttttgaaaaatggGGTTCAGACGCATGCTAAACATTCCTGTTGTAATTGAAATGAAACTACTTtttgagtcttttttt is a window of Trichomycterus rosablanca isolate fTriRos1 chromosome 22, fTriRos1.hap1, whole genome shotgun sequence DNA encoding:
- the zgc:55558 gene encoding GTPase KRas, which produces MTEYKLVVVGAGGVGKSALTIQLIQNHFVDEYDPTIEDSYRKQVVIDGETCLLDILDTAGQEEYSAMRDQYMRTGEGFLCVFAINNIKSFEDVHLYREQINRVKDSDSVPMVLVGNKSDLNSRTVETRQAQELARGYGIPFVETSAKTRQGVEEAFYSLVREIRKYKETHRSNKKSKKQRRCTLL